GTGCTCTCGCCGGAGGACTACGAGAACTGGCTGAAGGAGCAGCAGCGTGGCCGCCTGCAGGACCGGCAGGACGCGCTGGCGGACACGTCGCTCGTGCCGCCCGTCGCCCGCATGGCCGAGCAGGGCCAGAAGCTGGTGGGCACGCAGGGCTGCCTCAAGTGCCACTCGGTGGACGGCTCGAAGCACATCGGCCCCACCTTCCTGGGCATGTACGAGCGTGAAGAGAAGCTCGACGATGGCCAGAGCATCCGCGTGGATGAAGCCTACATCACCCAGTCGATGATGGACCCGGGCGCGCACATCGTCGCCGGCTACCAGAACGTGATGCCGACCTACCAGGGCAAGCTGCAGGGCCCCGAGTCGGCCGCCATCGTCGAGTACATCAAGACGCTGCGCACCGCGAACGTGCGCGAGACCGCTTCCGAGGGCCCCGCCTATGACCCCATCCAGTAGCATCGCCGCGCCGGGGGCCGTCCCCGGCCATGAGGCGCACGACGACCACGGCCACCACCCGAGCTACCTGACGGACGGCACCACGGTGAAGTCGTGGCTGCTGACGGTGGACCACAAGCGCATCGGCATCATGTACATGGCGTGGATCCTGCTCTTCTTCCTGGTGGGCGGCATCTTCGCGCTGCTCATCCGGATCGAGCTGCTCACGCCGGGCCCGACCATCATGGACGCGATGACGTACAACCGCGTCTTCACGCTGCATGGCGTGGTCATGATCTTCCTGTTCATGATCCCCGCCATCCCGGGCATCTTCGGCAACTTCATGCTGCCCTTGATGCTGGGCGCCAAGGACGTGGCCTTCCCCCGGCTGAACCTGCTGTCGCTCTACGTGTACCTGGCGGGCGCGGGCTTCGCGCTCTGGGGCATGCTCAACGGCGGCCTGGACACCGGCTGGACCTTCTACACGCCGTACAGCGCGCACACGACGACCACGGTGGCGCCGGTCCTCTTCGGCGCGTTCATCATCGGGTTCAGCTCCATCCTCACGGGCATGAACTTCATCGTCACCACGCACACCATGCGCGCGCCGGGCATCACCTGGTTCAAGATGCCGCTGATGGTGTGGGCGCTCTACGCCACCAGCTGCATCCAGGTGCTGGCGACGCCGGTGATTGGCCTGCTGCTCCTGCTGGTGACGGCGGAGAACCTGTTCAGCCTGGGCATGTTCGACGTGGCCCGCGGCGGTGACCCGGTGCTCTTCCAGCACCTGTTCTGGTTCTACAGCCACCCGGCCGTGTACATCATGGTGCTGCCGGCGTTTGGCGTGATGAGCGAGGTCGTCTCCACGTTCAGCCGCAAGAACATCTTCGGCTACCGCGCGGTGGCGTACTCCAGCGTGGGCATCGCGTTCGTGGGCTTCTTCGCCTGGGGCCACCACATGTTCGTGTCCGGCCAGTCGACCTTCAACGCCGGCGTGTTCGGCGTGCTGTCGATGCTGGTGGGCGTGTTCACGGCCATCAAGGTCTTCAACTGGGTGGGCACGGTCTACAAGGGCGCGGTGGAGTTCAGCACCCCGTTCGCCTACTTCTGCGGCTTCCTGTTCTTCACCGTGTTCGGCGGCATGACGGGCATCGCGGTGGCGACGGTGTCGCTGGACGTGGCGTGGCACGACACCTACTTCGTCGTGGCGCACTTCCACTTCATCATGGTGGGCGCGACGATCATGGCCTTCCTGGCCGCGCTCCACTACTGGTTCCCGAAGATGTTCGGGAAGATGTACCACGAGGGGTGGGGCCTGGTTTCCGCGGCCCTCATCATCCTGGGCTTCAACGCGACGTTCATCCCCCAGTTCCTCGTGGGCAACGCGGGCATGCCGCGCCGCTACTACGAGTACCCGGAGCGCTTCCAGGCGCTGAACGTGGCGTCCACCGCCGGTGCGTCGCTGCTCGCGTTCGGCTTCATCATCATCGCCATCTACCTGACCTACGCGCTCATCTACGGCGAGCGCGTGGACAACCCGTGGAACAGCAAGGGCTACGAGTGGCTGACCCACTCCCCGCCGCCCACGCACAACTTCATCGGGCCCCAGCCGACCTACCCTGAAGAGCCACACTTCTACGTGGATCCGAAGAAGGCCGAGGGCGAGGTGTCGGATGTCTAGCGCTCACGTGACGCCGGGCTCGGTGCCCGGTCCCAAGCTGGCTGCCCACTTCGCGTCGCTGGAGGTCCAGAAGCACGCGGCGCGGTTGGGCATGTGGCTGTTCCTCGCCACGGAAATCCTGCTCTTCGCGGGTCTGTTCGCGTGCTACGCGGCCTACCGCTTCCTGTTCCCGGAAGCGTGGGCGGCGGCCAGCCGCAGCCTGGACCTGACGATGGGCACCATCAACACGGTGGTGCTCATCACCTCCTCGTTCACCGCCGCCATGGCGGTGCACTACGCCAAGGAGGGGAAGAACGCGATGGTGGGGCACATGAACGTGCTCACCCTCCTGATGGCGGTGGGCTTCCTCGTCATCAAGTTCTTCGAGTACAAGCACAAGTTCCACATCGGGACGCTGCCGGGCCGCTACTACTTCTACGAAGGCATCCAGCTGCCGGGCGCGCCGCTGTACTTCACCGTGTACTTCGCCTCCACGGCGCTGCACGCGCTGCACGTCGTCATCGGCATGACGGTGCTGGCGTTCGCCACGGTGCGCGCGTACCGCGTCGGGGACTTCAACGCGAACAACTACACGCAGGTCGAGCTGGGCTCCATGTACTGGCACCTCGTCGACCTGGTGTGGATCTTCCTCTTCCCGATGCTGTACCTGGTCTGAGGGTTACGACATGGCCATCGCCAACGAATCGCGTCAGGAAGAGCACAACATGCAGGAGCACCACGGCGCCGGGCGCTACGTGGTCATCTGGATTGCCCTGCTCGTGCTGACGCTCGTCACCGTTTTCACCGGCCGCATGCACCTGCCTGACTTCGGTCTGGTGCTCGCGCTCATCATCGCCAGCGTGAAGGGCACGCTGGTGGCGCTGTACTTCATGCACCTGTCGGAGCACCAGGGCGCCAACCGCCTGGTGTTCGGCGTGTCCATCCTGTTCGTGGTGCTGCTCATCGGCTTCTCGCTGATGGACCTCGGCACCCGCTTCCGTCTGGCCAACCCGCCGGGGTCGCAGTACAGCGACCTGCAGGCGGTGGACATCGGCGCGAACCCGGTGGAAGGCCGCACGGGTGGCCACCAGCAGCTGCAGAAGCAGAACCACGAGACGCACGAGTAGCCCGCGTCCCTCGCGGTCCCCTGAAGCACGAACGCGGCGCCCGGGATTCTTCCCTGGCGCCGCGTCGCTTTTGGCGGGCGGGGCTACCGGACTACAGGGCGACGGTCAGGTTGAAGGAGAGCGCCGTGTCGGTGGACACCTTGCCCGGGGGCGGAGCGCTGTCGGACTTCACGAGGAAGCCCACGCCCAGGGCCAGCGCGTCCGTGAGGCTCGCCATCACTTGCGTCTGGCTGCTGAAGAGGACGCGCGAGTCGGAGATGACGCTGACCAGGATCTCCGCGTCCTCCTGGAAGGTGATGTCCTTGGAGAGGCCGTAGCGGAACATGGCGCCGAAGCGCGGGCCGCCCAGGTCCACGTCGGCCAGGTCCACGCGCGTCGGGTAGTACTGGAAGCGCAGTTCGCGCGCGTAGCGGAAGGCGAAGTCGGTGCGCAGGATGGCCTCGTTCGTGCCGGTCTTCGTGTCCTTCTTGGTGTCGAACCAGAGGATGCCGGCACCGGCTTCACCGTAGGGCCGCGCCTCGATGCTCTTGATGTGGTCCGTGTCCGCGCCGGCCAGCAGGTAGCCGCTGATCTCCTGCGTGAAGCGGCGGTCCCCACGCAGCTCGACGCCGGCGTTGAGGGCCACCACCTGGGACAGGGACTCCACCTCCCCTTCCACCTCGGGCGGGCGGCTGCGGCCGTACGCGCCGTAGGCCTTCACGGAGTAGATCCACTTTTCCGTCTTGCGCAGCGCGCTGGCCAGGCCGCTGACGGTCAGCGTGGACGCGTTGCCGGTGAGGGAGATGAGGCTCAGGCCCACGCTGACGTCCCAGGTGCTGGGCTTCGCGGGGGCGGTCGCGGCGGCGGCCTCGGGGACGGGCGCGGGAGGCGGGGCGATGGGCCCGCGCGCGGTCACCTCGGCCAGCTTCTCGATGGCCTCGGCGAGCCGGGCGCTGGCCTCGGCGGCGCGCTCCGCGGCGAGGGCGGCGCGCTCGGCGGCGGCGGCCGCGCGCTCGGCGGCGGGGGCGTCCTCGGGGAGGGCGGGCGGGGCGGGCGGCGCCGGAGCGCGGACGGCGGACGGGGGCGGCGGGGCGGCGGGACGCGGGGCCGGCGGCGTCTGGGATTGCAGTGACGAGGCGAGCAGCAGCGCAACGGGGAGCATCGAGGTTCCTTGGGGTGAGGCAGGTGCGGCAGCGGACCTGCAAGGGAGCGTGGAAGGGCCGGCTCCCTTTCCGGCGCGAACTTCTTAGCGCCGTGGGACAGGGAGCGTCTTCACCTTCTAGGCTCGAAATGCGGTCCCTTCCTGGACCCGGTACGTGAGGACCCGCCCTTGAGGCCCACTCCCCTGCTTCCGCTGCTGTTCGCGCTGTCGTCCTGGCCCGCCGTCGCCCTCGCGGCACAGAAGGTCACCGTTCCGGTGGACGTGGGCGTGGGGCCGGCGGTGTTCGTGTTCTCCGGCCCCATCGCGGACGACCAGCTCCTGCACACGGGGCTGAAGCTGTCGGTGGACGCGGTGCTGGACAAGGAGTGGCTGCGCAAGAACCAGCGCGCGATTCCCGCGCGCTACCGGAAGCAGGCGAAGCAGATGGACGAGATCCGGATCTCGCCGTCCATCTTCATCCCGGACTCGTTCATCATCTCGCCGAAGTACCGCGACACGGGGATGTACGGCGTGACGTTCAAGCCGCTGGGGCTGGGGGTGCCGCTGTCGTCCAGTCCGGTGCGCTTCAAGCTGGGCGTGGGGCTGGTGTTGACGTACGCGTACATCTTCTCCGACACGCTGCCGGACACGCACTTCCTGCGGCCCGGGGCGAGCCTGGGCGCGGACCTGGAGTTCCAGTTGGCGAAGAGCTTCCTCGTCAGCGTGGGCTGGGAGTCCACGTTCTACGTGCCGCAGGAGCTGGGCGGGCTGGGGCTGCCGGACTCACTGGGGGACGGCATCTTCCACGTGGGGCAGGCGTACCTGCAGCTGCATTTCCGGTTCCCATACACCACGACGCTGTAGGGCTCGCGCGAGGGCGGCGCCCGTGGCTAGCGTGCCCGGCACCATGTCCCTCGTCCTCGCCACCGACGCGCAGAAGGCGCAGCGCGATGCCGTCACCCATGCCGCGTGGGGTTCGCCCCTGAGCGTGCCGCAGTACCAGGAGCGCGAAGCGCGGCTGCGCGCGCACCCGTGGAGCCGCGAAGGCATGAACACGTGGCTGTGGCTGGCGGATGACGGCCAGGTGCTGGCGTCGTGCGAGACCTTCCACACGGACAGCTTCCTGCGGGGCGCGGACGGACAGCTGACGCAGGGGGACAGCTACGCCATCGCCAGCGTGTACACGGAGGAGCACCTGCGCGGCCGGGGACACGCCACGCGGATGATGGACGCCGTCGCCGCGGAGCTGGAGCGGGTGGCGCCGCGGCCGCACTCGGTGGTCCTGTTCTCCGACGTCGGGGCGCCGCTGTATCGCCGGTCGGGCTACGTGGAGGTGCCCGCGTGGGACTGGCACCTGGACGCGGCGGATGCGCCGGGGGGACGGCCCGTGGATGGGGGGCTCCAGGAGACGGACGTGGCGGGGGCGCTCGCGCGGATGCGCCGGCCGGACGTGCCCTTCTTCCTGTGGCCTGGCGCCGCGCAGGTGGACTGGCACCTGGAGCGGGAGCGCATCTACGCGGACCTGCTCGCGCGGCCCCGGCCGCGGACGTGCGGCGCGGTGGTGGGTGAGTCCACCGCGCTGTGGACGATGAACGCGCGCTACGGCCAGTTGGTGGTGCTGATGCTGGACGCGCGGGACGCCTCCGCGGCGGAAGCACTGCTCACGGAGGCGCGCCGCGTGGCACACCATGCGGGACTCGAGCGCGTGGTGTGGTGGGAGGAGCCCACGACGGCGCCACTGCTCGGCGGAGTCCCCGGCGCGGTCCGCGTGGAGCGGGACGGGTCGCTGCCCATGCTGCGGCCTCTGCGCCCGGGGCTGCCTCCAGCGCCGGAGGTCCCCTTCCCTCGCGCCCTGTGGGTGTGAGCTTCGCGGCCAGGGCGGCGGTCTGGCTTCCCACCGCCGGCCTGGTGGGAACGGAGGCACCCGCCCCAACCCGGATGTGTCAGGCGGCGACAGGTCCCCTAGGATGCGCCCCATGGCCGAGCGAAGGCGCATCATCGAGGGCTCCTGGAACTGCACGTCCTGCGGCGCCAAGAACATCCCTGCCCGTCACAAGAACTGCCCCTCCTGCAACAACCCGCGGGAGCTCACCGGCAAGGAGTCCGAGTTCGACTTCGGTGACGTGGACGCGGCCTCCGGCAAGTCCACCCGCGAGGGCGTCACCGACGAACAGGCCCTGGACATGGCCGGCGCTGGCGAGGACTGGTTCTGCGCTTACTGCGGCGCGGCCAACCGGGGCGACGGCAAGCGCTGCCGCCAGTGCTCCGCCGAACGGGGCTCGGATGCGAAGGCCGCGCCGCTCGCGGACCTGGGCCCCAAGGTGCCGCCGAAGCCCGCGCCCAAGCCCCGCTTCGGGAAGGTGGCGCTCATCATCGTGGGCGTCTTGAGCTCGTGCTGCCTGGGCACCTGCGCGGTGGGCATCTGGGGCAACATGAAGCATGAAATCAAGGGCGAGGTGGTGGCCACGAACTGGCGCCGCGCCCTGGTGCAAGAGCGCTTCGTCCCGGAGACGCGCACGGGCTGGCGGGACGAGCTGAGCACCACCTCGCCGCGCATGCCGGTGAACGGCGCGGGCGAGGTCGCGGGCGTGACGAACATCCGCGACTGCGCTTCCCGCCAGCGCGGCACCCGCCGGGTGGCGGACGGCACCCAGCGCGTTTGCCGGACGAAGACGCGCAAGGTGGCCTGCGGCACCGAGGAGAAGTGCACCCGTCGCGACAAGGGCAACGGCTTCGCCGAGGAGGTCTGCCACGACGTGACGAAGTACTGCAACGAGTCCTACGAGGACTGCGACACGGAGACGCGCTACCGCAACGAGCCCGTCTACGCGCAGCAGTGCGCCTACGACACGTACGTGTGGAAGCCGGTGGACACGCGCGAGCTCAAGGGCACGGAGGGGCCGCCGCGCTGGCCGGAGCTCACCGCCGGGCCGAACGAGCGGTTGCGGCGCGAGGAGGACTACACCGTGCTCGTGCGCTACGACGACGACGGCGTGAAGCAGCACGAGGTGAAGCCCACGCGCGAGGACGAGTTCGTCGCGTGGAAGAAGGGCCAGGGCGTCACGCTCACCGTGACGAACCTGGGCAAGGTGGAGCAGGCCGTCCGCCGCTGAGAGCAGCACCGCTCGAGGAGTCTCATGGAGTGCACCTGCTGTGGCGCCTGCTGCGTGGCGCC
The sequence above is drawn from the Corallococcus sp. NCRR genome and encodes:
- a CDS encoding cytochrome C oxidase subunit IV family protein; the protein is MAIANESRQEEHNMQEHHGAGRYVVIWIALLVLTLVTVFTGRMHLPDFGLVLALIIASVKGTLVALYFMHLSEHQGANRLVFGVSILFVVLLIGFSLMDLGTRFRLANPPGSQYSDLQAVDIGANPVEGRTGGHQQLQKQNHETHE
- a CDS encoding cytochrome c oxidase subunit 3 family protein, which codes for MSSAHVTPGSVPGPKLAAHFASLEVQKHAARLGMWLFLATEILLFAGLFACYAAYRFLFPEAWAAASRSLDLTMGTINTVVLITSSFTAAMAVHYAKEGKNAMVGHMNVLTLLMAVGFLVIKFFEYKHKFHIGTLPGRYYFYEGIQLPGAPLYFTVYFASTALHALHVVIGMTVLAFATVRAYRVGDFNANNYTQVELGSMYWHLVDLVWIFLFPMLYLV
- a CDS encoding GNAT family N-acetyltransferase — protein: MSLVLATDAQKAQRDAVTHAAWGSPLSVPQYQEREARLRAHPWSREGMNTWLWLADDGQVLASCETFHTDSFLRGADGQLTQGDSYAIASVYTEEHLRGRGHATRMMDAVAAELERVAPRPHSVVLFSDVGAPLYRRSGYVEVPAWDWHLDAADAPGGRPVDGGLQETDVAGALARMRRPDVPFFLWPGAAQVDWHLERERIYADLLARPRPRTCGAVVGESTALWTMNARYGQLVVLMLDARDASAAEALLTEARRVAHHAGLERVVWWEEPTTAPLLGGVPGAVRVERDGSLPMLRPLRPGLPPAPEVPFPRALWV
- a CDS encoding cytochrome c oxidase subunit I, with amino-acid sequence MTPSSSIAAPGAVPGHEAHDDHGHHPSYLTDGTTVKSWLLTVDHKRIGIMYMAWILLFFLVGGIFALLIRIELLTPGPTIMDAMTYNRVFTLHGVVMIFLFMIPAIPGIFGNFMLPLMLGAKDVAFPRLNLLSLYVYLAGAGFALWGMLNGGLDTGWTFYTPYSAHTTTTVAPVLFGAFIIGFSSILTGMNFIVTTHTMRAPGITWFKMPLMVWALYATSCIQVLATPVIGLLLLLVTAENLFSLGMFDVARGGDPVLFQHLFWFYSHPAVYIMVLPAFGVMSEVVSTFSRKNIFGYRAVAYSSVGIAFVGFFAWGHHMFVSGQSTFNAGVFGVLSMLVGVFTAIKVFNWVGTVYKGAVEFSTPFAYFCGFLFFTVFGGMTGIAVATVSLDVAWHDTYFVVAHFHFIMVGATIMAFLAALHYWFPKMFGKMYHEGWGLVSAALIILGFNATFIPQFLVGNAGMPRRYYEYPERFQALNVASTAGASLLAFGFIIIAIYLTYALIYGERVDNPWNSKGYEWLTHSPPPTHNFIGPQPTYPEEPHFYVDPKKAEGEVSDV
- a CDS encoding DUF481 domain-containing protein, with product MLPVALLLASSLQSQTPPAPRPAAPPPPSAVRAPAPPAPPALPEDAPAAERAAAAAERAALAAERAAEASARLAEAIEKLAEVTARGPIAPPPAPVPEAAAATAPAKPSTWDVSVGLSLISLTGNASTLTVSGLASALRKTEKWIYSVKAYGAYGRSRPPEVEGEVESLSQVVALNAGVELRGDRRFTQEISGYLLAGADTDHIKSIEARPYGEAGAGILWFDTKKDTKTGTNEAILRTDFAFRYARELRFQYYPTRVDLADVDLGGPRFGAMFRYGLSKDITFQEDAEILVSVISDSRVLFSSQTQVMASLTDALALGVGFLVKSDSAPPPGKVSTDTALSFNLTVAL